DNA sequence from the Podospora pseudocomata strain CBS 415.72m chromosome 2 map unlocalized CBS415.72m_2.2, whole genome shotgun sequence genome:
TATCCGGGGCTTCTCTACCTACTCCTGGGAGCCTGTCATCAACGCGGAGGGTGTGCAGGGGAATGAcactgatgaggatgttgtcATGGTTGATGACGGGAGCAGTCATACGATTTACCTCGCCCAGCTTTGCAAATTTGCGCCGCTGCCTTACCTCACTGTCAGGTTTGGTCTTGTTAACCCGGATGTACCGGGGCATAGTTTAATGTAGGTTCTCGTCGTTTGGTTTTGTAAGGTGTGTATTTGTAGGAGGAGGTGGTATAACGAAAAGCGCATAAACAAAAACATAGACGGAGCGAGGCTGGATCCTCTGCTCAATAGGGGCACTCGGTATAGAGAATGCGACCCAACACAGCTAATTCTGATACTTAATCATTTGGAACGAAGTAAAACATCAAGACCCCATTCATTTATTTGACTTTGAAAATGCGATGTCCGTACCCGTTGATCAATTCTCGATACCTTACTGTACCCAAATATTGAGAATGAAGAAGGCCGCATCCCACGCTTGGCTGGAGCCATCTTATTCAATGACCTTACAAAGGAGCAACAGTTCTCCAGAACTGAAGCCCAAGTGAAATCTTAGCATTGTCTTTGGTGATGTGCAGCTCCGGGtatagggttagggttactGCCATGTCAGCTGGAAGGGGGTCACGGGGTTTAGTTACGTGGACCGTGCGCTGCAACGGCCTGACTTGGCTGGCGCGCTGGCCAGAGCTGAACCTCCACAAACAATTCCACTCCCCAAAGCACTTCATTCTCCGACCACAAACCGCGACGACTCTCAACGCGGATTCAAGCACACACTACGCCATCTTCTATCGAAGCCTTTTTGCATCTCGAAATACTCTGTCCTATCCGTACGCGTATCTATCATGACGGCGAGATCGGAACCATGGAGAGCCCGCAATTCAAGCTCGGTGCGGAGCTTTGCTCTTCCAGCCGGCAGCTTGGACATCACCGATACCTAACTTGCCAGCACTACGGATTCGACATAGCGGGCGGGACAGGCACCTATTCACTTGCCTCATGGTGAAACATGGCTGGGAAAGAATGATAATGGCCGACATTTGATACTCCGATTTGATTCAACTCTGTTTAAGCGCTTACCATGTCGGATTCCGCTCGACCCTAccctccatcccccacccAGTCTGCGACCTCCGACCAGCAGCTTCTGCATCATTACACAACACACCAGCAAGCCAGCGCCCTTCCTGGATCCTCGCCTTGCCGTAGGCCGAGCAGCTACACCATTTTCGTCCAAGGTGGTTGTATGTGACAATCGAAGCAGGGGGATGACCTGGCCACAAATTGAAGTGGGCTGGATGACGCCAAAAGTGACCTACAATCACTGCTTTGGTCCCCACGGTTGATACACTTCATGGCCAACAGTATTTGTGGCTGCTTGCACCGCGTCCTTTTTACAGCACATGAACTACCTACAACACCACGCCACTCCAACGACCTTCTGGGGAAGAGCTGGAATATCTGCTTGATAATTGCCCTACGGTCTTGCGAGTATTTGCAGTTTGCCTCGTGGTCCAACCCACGTCAGCCATCCCAAGGGTTTTCTGTTTTTATCCAGGCATTGTGCCAGGCACATGAAGCTCTCTTGGTTGTACTCCGTATGATCAGGAGGATGTCTCGGAACTGCCGGGGCGCGATGCCATGACGCCCCGACTTTTCTGATGCTCAACTTTTGCATTCCTTCCGCAGATGTTGCTGCCGTACGTTTGGCGTATGGCACAGCACCGACTTGCAAAAGCTACGCCAGGAACAGAGTCCCATACACTAACAGCTTCAGAGAAGCCCAGAATTGGCCCATCACTATGATGGCGGAGGTCAAGGGGGAAAACCGACTTGTGTGGGAGCACGGTGGAAATCGTAAAGCAAATCTATCTTGCCGTATATAGTTTAGGTGGTTTTGCAGCTTGATGAACAAGTGTTAGCAACAGCCTCAGCATTTAGATGCTGCCTGGGGCTGTTTTTCAAGCTGGGGCCAGGGTCGGTGGGCAGGGATGACAGGTTCTGAGTGGGCTCAAGAAGAGCCTCGATGCCTTCTTTGTAAATGCCCATTCTGGTGGTGCTGAACACAACGCTTGACAGGAAGAGCTCGCCTGGTCTGGCGATGATCCTCTTCGAAGGCAAGAGGAGTCGCAGGGAGTATTTGGGGTCCAACTCCTGGTGTCTGGGAGGACGGGCCCGATGACACGGACAGCGATCTGATCTCTCAGTTTTGGAGAACTTCCacgatggtggaggaggtccaTGGCGAGAGCTGCCcctcacctcaacctcgaacGCAACCGCACAAGTCCTTGAGCATTTCAATTCAACACCGAAcaggagctcgaggttgTTGCAATTTCTAACGCATCGCCATtcagccaccacccaggTCGATCCTAGCCCAAACTAACAGCAATTTGCAAAAAAAAGGCACCCTGCGTCTTATCAGCTGCAGACTCTCGGCAGATACGGGCTTGCTTCCAGGTTATCAGCATCTGAGGTTGTTCTGCCAGAGTCGCCGAGTTTGGGCAAGGCGAGGCTGTGGTTTCTTTGATGGGATTGGCTGGGAGCGCATACAGCCAGGCAGAGGACGGACGGGACAGACGTTTTTCAGATTCCCACGCTGGATTTGCAATtgctctctctgctctcCCAGGTCGCTGTCGGTGCTGCGTCTACAGCGGACCTGTAGGCGCTGGCTGGGCTGACAGCTCCGGCCCACAGCGACAACCCCTGTCTCTCGGCTATGGAAAGGCCGCCTTGACCAACTGAAGTCACCCCAACTAACCCAAAGTCAAATATCGAATCCCGTCTCGTGCTGCGATggaccaccagcaccagcaccagcacaaGCACCAGCAGTCCTCAGCACAGCGTCGGCGTCGAAACTTTGGTCCACCGCCCAATGGCAGCCACCGTCCTCTCGAACGCCAACAAATCCACCCTCGGGTTGAGCATGATCTCGGCATGACTACTTCACGCAGACCGTCCgaacccgccgccgccgctgccgtgAATCGGTCCTCTGCACCTGCTCGCGAACGAGATAGAGAAAGAGAGCGAGACAGgaaacagcaacaccagcaacaccagcaccagcaccgccatcctccctcaccattGCCGAATCCGaaccttccaccaccaccaccaccgccgccacctccccctccccgaggCCGTTCCCCGCAGTCATCAAAGTCTGAATATCCCCATCGCCGTCGCGACCGGAGCCGCAGCACCGATTACCGCCCCAGTCGTTCCTCTCGCCCATCTCAGCGTTCGCCCCATAGCCGTCGAGACCGTTCCCGCGAGCGTGACCGTGATCGTGGCCGTGACCGCGAACCAGCCCGCTCCCGCGATCGCCATCCACCGGCGGACCGCCACCGTTCACGGGAAAGGTCTTCCAGGTCTAGGAAAGACGCTCGCGATCGTCAGGGTTCTCGCTCTCGCCGGCGTGCATCGCGTTCCCCAGCATCCGTGAAGCGTCCGCGCAGCCCCAGTCCATCATCCATTGGAGGGTCGCAGCCGAAGAAGTCCCGGCGGGACCGTAGCCCAGGAAGGGCAGAGAAGGACGCGCCGAAATCTCTGCCACCAAAGCCCCCACGTCGTGATCCGTCACCAGCATCCCGTGCCCGTCGTTCAAGGTCTCCGGAAGGCCGTGACCATCGGCGGCCAAAGACTAGCAAACGGGCAGGACGGTCAAGGTCACCGAGTGCGTCTCGCCGGCGGAGATCCCGATCTCGTGAAGCGGAAACTGCTGCGTCCCAATCAACACGTCGACGTAGCAGGTCCCGTCAGCGATCTCCCCGCGCAGAGCACCGACGTCGGTCGGGATCCAGATCGCGCCCTCGTAGTCCAGCTGCGCGGGGTGCTAGGAGGCCCCCTTCTGTTGATACTGGGTCGCACCGCAAGCCCAGCTTCGATCTGAACTCTACTCGGACGCCACACGGAGCCTTACCCCCCGGTTCTCCGCGTGATTCGCGAGCAGCTAACCCTACTAAAAGCGAAGCCCCCACCGACGAGTCTAACAAGACCTCTGGCAAGTTTGATCCATCGTCTGGTTCCAACAGCATCGAGGTCAGCATGGGAACAAGGGGCAATTACCGCGGCGGTTTCAATCCCCAACAACAGAACTATCCTCCCCGCGGTGGCTACGGCCAGTCTTCGGGGCAAGGGACACCTGCATCATCCTTTCACGGCTCTCCGCCAGCACAGTCACCGTATGCTGGAAGCGGACGAGGATGGAATGGTGCACAGCAGTTTTCACCGCCAGGGTCAGTCCGGCGCCCCAAGAATGCAGTGCTCGCTAACTCACACGGCAACAGCCAATATTCCCAGCCATATCCACACAACAATTATGGGCCGCCTACCGGTCCTCAGAATCATTATCATTCCAATCAGACACAGACTCCGCCATACGCACCCACAGGCCCAGCATCTCAGTATCCTGCGGGCTCATATCGTGGTGGGCACAGAGGCGGACCTGGGGGGTTCCGGGGTGGTGCATTCGGTGGTGGCCGTGGGGCACCGCGCGGTGGCTTCAAGAGTGCATGGAACTCATCCCACCCCGATGGACGGACCTCGGATCCATCCCACACCAGCAATCATCAGTCTCCAGAGGCTCATGACAAGTCAGAGGCGAAAGATGTGTTGATGCAGGATGCTGATAACCCCTTCAGGCCATCTAAAGAATTGCAGGTTGAAGACGCAAGCAAGGAGGACAAGTCGAAAGATGACAAGATGGCTCCTCCGACAAGCCGTGCTCCGCCGACTGGGCCCCAGTCCCAGACACCCAACAAGTTCAGCTTCAGCATGAAGACTGCGTCAAAGCCGGTCGTGGCAGTTCCACGGCCCGAGATATCGATCAAGTTTAACGCCCCTGCTGCCCCACGAGAGCCCGCTGCTGCTTCCAATCCTCTTCAGAGAGCACCCCCTACGAAGCCCGAGCGAGACAGAGAGCGAGAACGGGATAGAGATAGGGATAGGGACAGGGAGAGGGATCGAGATCGAGATAGGGACAGGGACCGGGATAGGGACAGGGACCGAGATAGGGATCGGGATAGAGATAGGGACAGATCCGGATATCCCAGAAATGCTCCCACTGAGCCTGCCTCGGCCCGCTCTCGCCCGAACGACCACCGCAGACCTCACGACCTGCCTAGCAGGCAACCAGATCCCACGCCCAAGACACGCAaagtgaagaagatgatgaagcgtctcaaggagaagccaaAGCTCCCAGAGGATCTGGCGCGGTCCAAGTCGGTGTTCTTCCGCAGACCAGGCAACGAGTCGGTGGTCGGGTCGGGCACATACGGCAAGGTGTTTAAGGGGGTAAACGTCTACACCAAGAAGCTCGTGGCGCTCAAGCGAATCCGTATGGAAGGTGAACGCGACGGTTTTCCCGTCACGGCAGTGCGAGAAATCAAACTTCTCTGCTCGCTCAAGCACACCAATGTGGTTGAGCTGCAAGAAGTCATGGTCGAGTCGAACGAGTGCTTCATGGTGTTTGAGTACCTCTCGCACGACCTGACGGGTCTGCTGAACCACCCCAACTACACCCTGGAGCCGGCTCACAAGAAGCACCTGGCCAGACAGCTgtttgaggggttggattACCTGCACACGAGGGGGGTCCTGCACAGGGACATCAAAGCGGCGAACATCTTGGTTTCTAACGAGGGCGTCTTGAAGCTGGCCGACTTTGGGCTGGCGCGGTTCTATgccaagcaccaccagctcGACTACACCAACCGTGTCATCACCATTTGGTACCGGTCCCCggagctgttgctgggggagACGCAGTATGGTCCCGCGGTGGATATCTGGTCTGCGGCGTGCGTGCTGGTGGAGATTTTTACCAAGAGGGCGATTTTTCCTGGGGATGGGAGCGAGATTAATCAGCTGGACAAGATACACTCTGTGCTGGGGACGCCGACGAGGTCGGAGTGGCCGGATATTGTGGAGATGCCGTGGTTTGAGCTGCTGAGGCCgacggtgaggatggcgagccAGTTTGAGGAGAGATACAAGGGGGTTGTGACGCCGATGGCTTATGAGCTGTTGAGGAGCATGTTTAGGTATGATCCGAAGAAGAGGCCGAGcgcgggggaggtgttgaggcaTGGGTATTTTACTGAGGAGGAGCCAGAGGCTAGGCAGGCGGTTGAGTatgtccccccccccattTGcagcgtttttttttttttttggtgatgggaggttgGTTGCTAATTATTTGAAACAGGCTGAGAGATGTCCAGGGTGATTGGCATGAATTCGAGAGCAAGgcgttgaggagggagaaggagaagaaggaacgggaggagaaggatcggaaggagagggagaggaagggggttgccACGGCcaagggggaaaaggaaaagggggagaggaagaggccgattgagggaggtggggatgctgcgcagagggaggcgaagagGCCGCatgtggaggggggttcgGGGTCGGGGTCGGGGTCAAAAGCGAGATGAGCAAGCGGTTAATGCGTAGAGGACGTCATGGTGTACGACTACTACATAAAAGTCAAAATTGGGTGAAATAAAGGGATATACAATCACGGCTGGTAAGGGATGGGGGATAGCGGTTGGGTTTTGTATGTGAGTAGCATTATTGTTATGGGTTTATGTGGTTAAGACCAAGCGGAAAGGATGGTGTATGGGGAgatgagaaaaagagaaatgaGATCCCTGTTGATAGAAATCACAATGGATTCAAGCAatgattgatgatggatggtgtttgtttggatCAATTTGTAGGAGAGGTAAGATGTGCCAAGAATTTACCCCTATTCTTTTGGGTCagagccccctcccccccccctttttttttttttttttgtggttGAGGAGCCAAGCGGCGCAGTAGGATTGACTGATGCATGGTGAGTAACCCAACACCAAATAAGAATGTATAAGAGTTTCCGAGTTACAAAGGCCACTTGATCACATTTTCCAAAACGAGTTGGCAAAAGGCCATTGCAGATGTCAGTCTATTCCAAAGAAAATCCCTCGGCTTGATATatatcccatcatcaaatcGTGTGTTTCCCATCCAATCGGTAGTCTACCTAAACCTGGCGCTCTCGAGTATATATTTCCCAAAACATCCCAAGTAAACATGCTGTGTTTCTGTTCCTTTTGTTCTGTGAACTATTGTATCCCTCATGTGCATGtgctgttgtcgtcgttgttgctgtccCAGTCAcgtcacctcctcccctccgacGGCGCCTTGAGCAACTCCCTCAGCCTCCCCTCTGCATTCCTCCTTCcctgtggtgttgatgatgaagccgGTGTCTGCCACGGCACCCAGCTCCCAAACAAATTCCCGCTTGACGATCTCGGGTTTTGGTTGTAATAAGTGTAGTGGCTCTGGTGCCCCTCATGTGGCAGCTCCTCATAATAccgtggctgctgctgctgccacacACCCTCAGTAGCGGTAGTACTAGAGCAAGTCCTGACCCCAATATCACTCCCACTCACCCTcggcgccaccacctcccccttaACCagccccccctcaccctccataATCGCATTCGCGAAACTCGCCGACCgtttcctctccaacctcttaCTTGACTCCCTACCCCCCTTGCCCTTCcgccccctcaccccctcaacaacctcccccgcccccttctGTTGCTgtctcatcccatcccccccctcagaGGAACAACTCCGACTACAGCTCATAATAgtctccaacctcccctcagCCACActctttttccccctcctaCTCctcggttgttgttgttgttgttgttgttgttgttccgTCACAAACCCCGCCCCCGACCCATGAGGCGCAACATGAACCTCGTACTGATTCGACAACGAGTACCGACTCCTAGCACAAATCTCCGCTATCCTATCCAAATCAGCACTGATATCaccctgttgctgctggcccGCATCCTGAACAAAAGACCTAAACGAAAACGCCTCCAGAGGCGGGAGTTTAggttcttcttgtcgtcgctgttccctccccccccatGTCCAACCCCCAAGCAAGAATCCCGATCGCGGTTTCGACGACGCCGACCCTGACTGGTGTTGTTTCGGCGGCatggttgctgctgttgtttctTCGGATGACAGTGTTGCTTGCGTAGTGGTGGTAGTGACGTCAAGATTCGAACTACCAGTCGTCGCCACCCCAGAACTCAACACACGACCGCGCCGGCTCCGACGTCGCTgatcccccccaccaccgctatACGTCcgaaccaccaccggccccgtcgtcgtcgtcgtcaaactCCCCTGCTCACTACCCCCGCTCTCCACAGCCGAAGGGAACCTGttgctcaacctcctcagcgcAGTCGCCGTGGTGCTGTTCTTCCCACTACTACCAACCGGTCTCCCCTCCGCCCTGGCCCCGTCAACAAAAGACGACGGGTCACTGCTAGAAGAGAACAAAACCCCAGTCACAAACCCCAACGGGAACGACCTCCTTCTTTTGGATTtggtagtagtagtagtagtagtagtagtagtagtagttgttgttgttatggCCGAGTTAAGATCGACTGCCTCCTCAGGgttggaggaagatgaggactGCGGTGATAATTCAGAGGAATCAGATCCCCCCGGGGGGCCATCCGCCCTATTATTGTACACATCCATCCTATATGCACccaagcccagcagcaacTTCTCTCTGCTGCTTAAACGAAACGGGTAACTTTACTTCTCTGCAGCTGCACCATGCAGGTGCTGTGGTATCAGGgagcgcgcgcgcgcgcagGCGCCGAACGAAACaaagggaaaaggaaaaaaaacaaggagCAATAGAGGAGACGTGGTCGTGAATGTAGGGAGGCCCGAAGGTGTCGTGGACGCGGAACAGAttgacggggatggggggggcACGGCACAGGGAAAGAAAATGGGGAGGGGCAAGTAGGAAAAGCCCTATCCCGTCCACTTGATTCGATCGATCAGAAACCGCAAAAGAAGCTCACTGGCTGCCGTCATTGGATGACAGCAGGCGGCCTTGTATGCAAGCAGTCGTGGCTGTCGTTCAAAGGTCTGTGGTCGAGGTCGACTGCAGTGGGAGCATGCACCATCATCTAAGCGGGGTTGAACAAGAGGGTTGTGGCCCAAGCTTTCGGGAAACAGGGGTCCACTCagcccaacctcaccctccttggAGAACATCACACAAGCACAAGAACAGATAGCAAACACAAGGGTGAGATAGCGCTAAGAGCGCCTATCTCGTGCTTGAGTAATTCTGAGCACTCTCAATTGTTGAGCTTTTCCTGTGTTTTCTGTGGTGCGAGGCGGCCACCAGCCaactcaaaaaaaaaaaaaaaaaaaaaaaaaaagagcacACTTCAGCCCGGTTCAGTCATCAAACCAGATAGCAAAAACCGTGTTTGATTAGCCATGTCTTGTTGTAACCAGAGATACCCAAAAGAATACTTAGGTTGCCCAACACTACTCCACCATGCCCTCTTTTGACTCTTTCCAAGCAGTCTCTCGTCGCTGATCACCCCTTTATCCCTTCAATGGGAATGTCTAGGCCTTCGCCTGTGGAGAAGCGCCGTCATTCTTGTCAAGAAGTGGAAGCGGCGACATTGCCGGGGTTGGCTCTGAAGCTGCGGCTTGGGTGGTTGTTTTCTGTGCGGGTTTTGTCGAAGGACCAGATGTCGAGACTGGGGTTGATATAGCAGACGGTGTCGAGGTCTGTTCGGAAGCAGGCTTCTGCTCTTGGGCTGGCTTCTCCTGCACGGCCGGATTGCTCCGATGGGGTTGCACCTCTTTGGTGGAAGTCCTGGGGGTTGGAAGGCTTGCGGTGCTCCGGTTTCGAGTGCTGATTCGCTGAAGCTTATCGCAAAATACAAACGGACGTCCGCCGTCGATTGGCTTCAGAAGCTTCTTGTTGTCCAGATACACGTATACGAGGTACCAGAGGTGCAAGTAGGCGGGGATCACGCTATGTGGGTGGACCATCAGTTGACCGACCGGGTTTTGGTCCATAAATGGAGCGTATCTCGTACCCAAAAATGAGGAGACAGAGGTTGATACACACATCAGTTCCACACCCTGTTAAGAGCGCCACGCCGAGAGGAGGGAAGAAAAATCCGAGGAAAAGGGCGAGGAATGCGGTACCGTCGAAACCTGCCATGGTGAGATTGTCTTGGCGGAGCTTCAGTGGTAGGACAAGGCtgacgatggtgatgttgagcttgaggatggtggggagaaTCCAAATGGTACATCGGTAAGTTCCAGATCCCTTTTGGTCAGATAGgatccccttccacctctcaAGCGGGAAGCGCCTTCCATGCCGTGCGGCATTGAGGTGGATACCTATTCCAAGTTAGCCAGCGAATTGAAGTGGCAGAAGTAACTTCCACCTTGAACTTGAAATggcctgttgttggtgttggcggaAGGAGCACACCACCCGGGTGAACAAGTGAACTCCCGACTCGGCAGGAGCTATCCGTACAGTACAATCCCCGATCCCGAACCCGAACATGTGGAGAAAGCCGGTGCCGGGGTGTGGGCTCGGAACGAAATGACGGCTCGCCTAACTCCCCGTCGGCAGGTTGAAAGGGGGCCGCAGCCGGGGAGCCTTCCAAagcttcccccccctcctccacccctgGAGAACCGAT
Encoded proteins:
- the LSK1 gene encoding serine/threonine protein kinase, CMGC, CDC2/CDK subfamily (COG:D; EggNog:ENOG503NUEM); translated protein: MDHQHQHQHKHQQSSAQRRRRNFGPPPNGSHRPLERQQIHPRVEHDLGMTTSRRPSEPAAAAAVNRSSAPARERDRERERDRKQQHQQHQHQHRHPPSPLPNPNLPPPPPPPPPPPPRGRSPQSSKSEYPHRRRDRSRSTDYRPSRSSRPSQRSPHSRRDRSRERDRDRGRDREPARSRDRHPPADRHRSRERSSRSRKDARDRQGSRSRRRASRSPASVKRPRSPSPSSIGGSQPKKSRRDRSPGRAEKDAPKSLPPKPPRRDPSPASRARRSRSPEGRDHRRPKTSKRAGRSRSPSASRRRRSRSREAETAASQSTRRRSRSRQRSPRAEHRRRSGSRSRPRSPAARGARRPPSVDTGSHRKPSFDLNSTRTPHGALPPGSPRDSRAANPTKSEAPTDESNKTSGKFDPSSGSNSIEVSMGTRGNYRGGFNPQQQNYPPRGGYGQSSGQGTPASSFHGSPPAQSPYAGSGRGWNGAQQFSPPGSVRRPKNAVLANSHGNSQYSQPYPHNNYGPPTGPQNHYHSNQTQTPPYAPTGPASQYPAGSYRGGHRGGPGGFRGGAFGGGRGAPRGGFKSAWNSSHPDGRTSDPSHTSNHQSPEAHDKSEAKDVLMQDADNPFRPSKELQVEDASKEDKSKDDKMAPPTSRAPPTGPQSQTPNKFSFSMKTASKPVVAVPRPEISIKFNAPAAPREPAAASNPLQRAPPTKPERDRERERDRDRDRDRERDRDRDRDRDRDRDRDRDRDRDRDRDRSGYPRNAPTEPASARSRPNDHRRPHDLPSRQPDPTPKTRKVKKMMKRLKEKPKLPEDLARSKSVFFRRPGNESVVGSGTYGKVFKGVNVYTKKLVALKRIRMEGERDGFPVTAVREIKLLCSLKHTNVVELQEVMVESNECFMVFEYLSHDLTGLLNHPNYTLEPAHKKHLARQLFEGLDYLHTRGVLHRDIKAANILVSNEGVLKLADFGLARFYAKHHQLDYTNRVITIWYRSPELLLGETQYGPAVDIWSAACVLVEIFTKRAIFPGDGSEINQLDKIHSVLGTPTRSEWPDIVEMPWFELLRPTVRMASQFEERYKGVVTPMAYELLRSMFRYDPKKRPSAGEVLRHGYFTEEEPEARQAVELRDVQGDWHEFESKALRREKEKKEREEKDRKERERKGVATAKGEKEKGERKRPIEGGGDAAQREAKRPHVEGGSGSGSGSKAR
- a CDS encoding uncharacterized protein (EggNog:ENOG503P410) encodes the protein MDVYNNRADGPPGGSDSSELSPQSSSSSNPEEAVDLNSAITTTTTTTTTTTTTTTKSKRRRSFPLGFVTGVLFSSSSDPSSFVDGARAEGRPVGSSGKNSTTATALRRLSNRFPSAVESGGSEQGSLTTTTTGPVVVRTYSGGGGDQRRRSRRGRVLSSGVATTGSSNLDVTTTTTQATLSSEETTAATMPPKQHQSGSASSKPRSGFLLGGWTWGGREQRRQEEPKLPPLEAFSFRSFVQDAGQQQQGDISADLDRIAEICARSRYSLSNQYEVHVAPHGSGAGFVTEQQQQQQQQQPRSRRGKKSVAEGRLETIMSCSRSCSSEGGDGMRQQQKGAGEVVEGVRGRKGKGGRESSKRLERKRSASFANAIMEGEGGLVKGEVVAPRVSGSDIGVRTCSSTTATEGVWQQQQPRYYEELPHEGHQSHYTYYNQNPRSSSGNLFGSWVPWQTPASSSTPQGRRNAEGRLRELLKAPSEGRR
- a CDS encoding uncharacterized protein (EggNog:ENOG503P54X; COG:S) yields the protein MAGFDGTAFLALFLGFFFPPLGVALLTGCGTDVCINLCLLIFGVIPAYLHLWYLVYVYLDNKKLLKPIDGGRPFVFCDKLQRISTRNRSTASLPTPRTSTKEVQPHRSNPAVQEKPAQEQKPASEQTSTPSAISTPVSTSGPSTKPAQKTTTQAAASEPTPAMSPLPLLDKNDGASPQAKA